In one window of Drosophila innubila isolate TH190305 chromosome 2L unlocalized genomic scaffold, UK_Dinn_1.0 4_B_2L, whole genome shotgun sequence DNA:
- the LOC117781626 gene encoding probable RNA polymerase II nuclear localization protein SLC7A6OS isoform X1, with the protein MPAVVRIKRRIDEEPHTAFVLNGKRRRLQNDENAPATTSQTDNKEELSQVLLKFAGTLDKQDDSATKQFAAARLNKETAKELVRQTNDPAIASVQRREKQRQEAQQTAREHRYRVVNCLRTTLHDETATETDAIDAAAKEQTATDNRQITIVDIESQQQQQAQHQEQQTHPQQLQQPADSDVGYVYDLYVPENETQAAYVDMMDDNYLSLRPVDEIVLEDCYNDADEDNDSEDSNQENYYTNDYPDDDDVGAMGSDDELCQQMNKFMFDDDEDEFASGSSDADDYNTFQDPYVHTIDTEQDSFVDDVDFCNVDRQGSAYERYKRRILREAEGLDSNSDEDPDTDEDNDNPDESLFESASENGHKSD; encoded by the exons atgccggCTGTGGTGCGCATAAAGCGCCGCATCGATGAGGAGCCACATACGGCCTTTGTATTGAACGGCAAACGCCGTCGATTgcaaaatgatgaaaatgcgccagcaacaacatcgcAAACGGACAACAAAGAAGAGTTAAGTCAAGTGCTCTTAAAGTTTGCCGGCACGCTGGACAAACAG GATGACAGCGCAACCAAACAATTTGCGGCAGCGCGACTGAACAAGGAGACGGCCAAGGAGTTGGTGCGTCAGACAAATGATCCGGCAATTGCCAGTGTCCAGCGGCGGGAGAAACAGCGGCAGGAGGCGCAACAGACGGCACGAGAGCATCGATACCGTGTGGTCAACTGTCTGCGCACAACGTTGCACGACGAAACAGCCACAGAGACAGATGCTATTGATGCAGCCGCCAAAGAACAAACAGCAACTGATAACAGGCAAATCACAATTGTGGACATTGaatcacagcaacagcagcaagcacAGCACCAGGAGCAGCAAACGCAtccacagcagctgcaacagccgGCGGATTCGGATGTTGGTTATGTGTACGATTTATATGTGCCAGAGAATGAGACGCAGGCGGCATATGTTGATATGATGGATGACAACTATCTAAG TCTTCGTCCAGTGGATGAGATAGTTTTGGAGGATTGCTACAATGATGCCGACGAGGACAATGACTCGGAGGACTCGAATCAGGAGAACTACTATACCAATGATTATcccgatgatgatgatgtcggTGCCATGGGATCCGATGATGAACTCTGCCAGcaaatgaacaaatttatGTTTG atgatgatgaagatgagtTCGCAAGCGGTTCCAGCGATGCTGATGATTACAATACGTTTCAGGATCCCTATGTGCACACAATCGATACCGAGCAGGACTCCTTTGTGGATGATGTCGACTTTTGCAATGTCGATCGTCAGGGCAGCGCCTATGAGCGCTACAAGCGACGTATTCTACGCGAAGCCGAAGGACTCGACTCAAATTCTGATGAAGATCCTGATACTGATGAAGATAATGACAATCCTGATGAATCGCTATTTGAAAGCGCTAGTGAAAATGGCCATAAGAGCGATTAG
- the LOC117780576 gene encoding RNA-binding motif protein, X-linked 2, translated as MNPLTNMRNVLKLSERELQNPNGKSWHDMYRGSAWIFIAGFPYTLSEGDIVCVFSQYGEIVNINLVRDSKTGKSKGFCFLCYEDQRSTVLAVDNLNGIKILDRSLRVDHVADYKPPKDNEKLDEETLRLYMEGCAPKPITKPVSEESKHSSKTIDIKKEKTKHSKSSKEKKSKKRRNSSD; from the coding sequence ATGAATCCGCTAACAAATATGCGAAATGTGTTAAAATTAAGTGAACGTGAACTACAAAATCCCAATGGCAAGAGCTGGCATGATATGTACCGCGGATCCGCATGGATATTTATAGCCGGTTTCCCATACACACTCTCCGAGGGGGACATCGTCTGCGTGTTCTCCCAGTACGGGGAAATTGTCAACATCAATCTGGTGCGGGACAGCAAGACAGGCAAATCGAAAGGATTCTGTTTTCTATGCTACGAGGATCAACGTTCAACGGTGCTGGCTGTAGACAATTTAAACGGCATAAAAATTCTCGATCGCTCACTGCGCGTCGATCATGTGGCGGACTACAAGCCCCCCAAGGATAATGAGAAACTGGATGAGGAGACCTTACGCCTCTATATGGAAGGATGTGCGCCCAAGCCAATAACTAAACCAGTGTCCGAGGAATCAAAGCACAGTTCAAAGACTATCGATATTAAGAAGGAAAAGACAAAGCATAGCAAAAGTTCCAAAGAGAAAAAATCCAAGAAACGTCGAAATAGCTCCGATTAG
- the LOC117781626 gene encoding uncharacterized protein LOC117781626 isoform X2, translated as MPAVVRIKRRIDEEPHTAFVLNGKRRRLQNDENAPATTSQTDNKEELSQVLLKFAGTLDKQDDSATKQFAAARLNKETAKELVRQTNDPAIASVQRREKQRQEAQQTAREHRYRVVNCLRTTLHDETATETDAIDAAAKEQTATDNRQITIVDIESQQQQQAQHQEQQTHPQQLQQPADSDVGYVYDLYVPENETQAAYVDMMDDNYLRLYYPFNYYNNCYW; from the exons atgccggCTGTGGTGCGCATAAAGCGCCGCATCGATGAGGAGCCACATACGGCCTTTGTATTGAACGGCAAACGCCGTCGATTgcaaaatgatgaaaatgcgccagcaacaacatcgcAAACGGACAACAAAGAAGAGTTAAGTCAAGTGCTCTTAAAGTTTGCCGGCACGCTGGACAAACAG GATGACAGCGCAACCAAACAATTTGCGGCAGCGCGACTGAACAAGGAGACGGCCAAGGAGTTGGTGCGTCAGACAAATGATCCGGCAATTGCCAGTGTCCAGCGGCGGGAGAAACAGCGGCAGGAGGCGCAACAGACGGCACGAGAGCATCGATACCGTGTGGTCAACTGTCTGCGCACAACGTTGCACGACGAAACAGCCACAGAGACAGATGCTATTGATGCAGCCGCCAAAGAACAAACAGCAACTGATAACAGGCAAATCACAATTGTGGACATTGaatcacagcaacagcagcaagcacAGCACCAGGAGCAGCAAACGCAtccacagcagctgcaacagccgGCGGATTCGGATGTTGGTTATGTGTACGATTTATATGTGCCAGAGAATGAGACGCAGGCGGCATATGTTGATATGATGGATGACAACTATCTAAG GTTGTATTATCCGTTTAATTACTACAACAACTGCTACTGGTAA